catccatccatccatccgatgGTGTGAGTAGCAGTTAAAAATCACAGCAATGACCCTTGAGCTCTTCTACTTTAGTCATCTTGATGTTATTCAAAAACAAAGACTTTTGCATGGACATTGAAAGATACATGTATTCAGTTACTCTCCaacatgcaaaaaacaaacaactgcaaCACTGCATACTGTAAAGCCAATTAAACGATCTCAAACGGCTATTTTTCGTCATccataataaacattttaatgatAAGACTCTACTAAAGTTTTTAGTAAGATGTGCGCATAGCTTATCCGTGTGATGGCGCATCAATAACAGCCGTGCCACGGGCACTATGACCCAGCAAACGGTCTGGCCCTTCACGGAGACATCAGTTGATGTCACAGACTGTATAAAAAGCTGCACTTTGAGACTCAGCTCGTCAGTCACCCTCTGCAAGGGTCCAAGGAGGCGCGCGtctggaaaacttttcaccTTCCATGCGGATTATGTCCCTCACGCGTTGGAACGGCAGCACATCATCGCTGTGCATTGTCACGATGAAGAGTGGGCAACTTATTTCCCCGCGAGGAGTGGATTACAAGTGAAAAGAACGATTCGCGCCATGGCGTTACGGAGGCGACTTTTTAACCCTTGAAGTGTGAGACGGTGGACAGAATATGAGCCAAGAGTGACCGGAGAAGTGATGGAGGGCGCCGGTCAAGTGGAGCCCACCCAGCTGCCGGTGAACACCTCCAACATCAGCCAGCCAGAGGACGCGTCCGAGGCGGAGTGGAGCGCGCACAGTCTCGCCTATCAGATCAGCCTGGCGTCGCTCCTTTCCGCCATCACGCTGGCCACCAGCCTGTCCAACGCCTTCGTCATCGCCACCATTTCCCAGTCCAAGAAGCTCCAGACGCCCGCCAACTTCCTCATCGCCTCGCTGGCCGTCACCGACCTGCTGGTGTCCATCCTCGTCATGCCCGTGTGCGTCCTCTACACGGTCATCCACGAGTGGACACTAGGCCAGGTGGTGTGCGACGTGTGGCTGTCGTCAGACATCACCTGCTGCACGGCGTCCATCCTCCACCTGTGCGTCATCGCCCTGGACCGTTACTGGGCCATCACGGATGCGGTGGAGTACTCCAAAAAGCGCACGCCGGGGCGCGCGGCCGGCATGGTGGCCACCGCCTGGGTGATCGCCATCTCCATCTCGCTGCCGCCGCTCTTCTGGAGGCAGGTCAAGGCGGACGAGTTGACAAGCTGCAGTGTCAACACGGACCACATCTTCTACACTATTTACTCCACTTTCGGCGCTTTTTACATTCCCACCCTGCTGCTCATCGTCCTCTACGGGCGCATTTACGTGGAGGCGCGCAAACGCATCCTCAAGCAATCccccaagaaaaagaaaaaggcggcGGGCAAGAGGCTCACCTCGGCGTACTTGGTAACGGGCTCCCCGGGCTCCAACGCCTCCACCAGCCCCTTGCAAGGCGGCAGGCACGATGCGCCGTCCAGCGACACCAACTCGTCCACCAGCGATAACCAGGTGAAGGTGACTCTGTCGGACGCGGCTCTGGAGAAAAAACGCATTTCGGCGGCTAGAGAGAGGAAGGCCACCAAGACGCTCGGCATCATTCTGGGCGCGTACATCGTGTGCTGGTTGCCTTTCTTCATCTACACGCTGGTGGTGGCGACATGCGACGCCTGCGTCGTCCCCGAGCTCTTTGACTTCTTCACCTGGTTAGGCTACCTGAACTCGCTCATCAACCCCATCATTTACACCATGTCCAATGAGGACTTCAAGAAAGCTTTCCACAAACTTGTGCGCTTCAAATGCTGCAGAGGGTGATCCTTTTGAATGATTTTTCATTATTACGAATGTGAATACGCAGATGCCATAAATTGCAGTCCAAAGCCAtggtgtgtggatgtgtgtgtgtgtatggggggtggggggggttgatcCACGGATTACTTTATTGCGTTGAGTATGACATTAATGGGGTAACGTACAG
This sequence is a window from Hippocampus zosterae strain Florida chromosome 14, ASM2543408v3, whole genome shotgun sequence. Protein-coding genes within it:
- the htr1b gene encoding 5-hydroxytryptamine receptor 1B, encoding MEGAGQVEPTQLPVNTSNISQPEDASEAEWSAHSLAYQISLASLLSAITLATSLSNAFVIATISQSKKLQTPANFLIASLAVTDLLVSILVMPVCVLYTVIHEWTLGQVVCDVWLSSDITCCTASILHLCVIALDRYWAITDAVEYSKKRTPGRAAGMVATAWVIAISISLPPLFWRQVKADELTSCSVNTDHIFYTIYSTFGAFYIPTLLLIVLYGRIYVEARKRILKQSPKKKKKAAGKRLTSAYLVTGSPGSNASTSPLQGGRHDAPSSDTNSSTSDNQVKVTLSDAALEKKRISAARERKATKTLGIILGAYIVCWLPFFIYTLVVATCDACVVPELFDFFTWLGYLNSLINPIIYTMSNEDFKKAFHKLVRFKCCRG